A single window of Micrococcaceae bacterium Sec5.1 DNA harbors:
- a CDS encoding CDP-alcohol phosphatidyltransferase family protein, giving the protein MRFIGAGSHPDRPQVDHDLLFTVPNMLTVLRFMGVPLFVWLVLWQKEYGFAVLVLVIMGSTDWVDGYIARRFDQTSKLGRILDPLADRAALIAVAVTLAIAGVVQWWYLAALVVPDAILAIASLIYFRSHPDLPVSIIGKIRTGFLLVGTPLLVLSKLPIPYTDAYFAAAWVFLGLGLLGHWIAAYNYYWAILRKGKELRANDGGHG; this is encoded by the coding sequence ATGAGGTTTATCGGTGCTGGTTCGCATCCGGACCGTCCCCAGGTGGACCACGACCTCCTCTTCACTGTTCCCAACATGCTCACAGTTCTGCGCTTCATGGGCGTCCCGCTCTTTGTGTGGTTGGTCCTGTGGCAGAAGGAATACGGCTTCGCTGTGCTCGTGCTGGTCATCATGGGCAGCACTGACTGGGTGGATGGCTACATCGCCCGCCGCTTTGACCAAACCTCCAAGCTGGGCAGGATCCTGGACCCCCTGGCGGACAGGGCGGCGCTCATAGCCGTAGCAGTCACTTTGGCGATTGCCGGCGTCGTGCAGTGGTGGTACCTGGCCGCACTGGTGGTGCCGGACGCCATTCTGGCCATTGCCTCCCTGATCTACTTCCGCAGCCATCCGGACCTTCCCGTGAGCATCATCGGCAAGATCCGCACCGGGTTCCTGCTGGTGGGCACGCCGTTGCTGGTTCTTTCCAAATTGCCGATTCCCTACACGGACGCCTACTTCGCCGCCGCCTGGGTTTTCCTCGGCCTCGGACTGCTGGGCCACTGGATCGCGGCCTACAACTACTACTGGGCCATCCTGCGTAAAGGAAAAGAACTGCGGGCCAACGACGGCGGACACGGCTGA
- a CDS encoding DMT family transporter: MVWLAVFLAVLGAFFLAIGAQRQGSAVKADTGGLALSSNGFLRLLRNPRWMLGLLLLCLGMVMNAIALVSAPLTVVQPIGAIALVITTVVNAKDQGLSINRATVVAITACVTGSALFVLLAVFVTQENHHVSAADELTIVLLLALAVGLFGTLAVLFKHRMSAFVYIVGAGVLFGFVAVLTRIIGKHLLDPNGLFLLNVQWYTLIAIAAAGGLGSWFVQSAYSGGPPDLVIAGLTVVDPMVGIAIGIVILGELRPDVQPVMAISMAAAASLAIVGVIALSRHHPEVTKRKKDAKAAASRKA, encoded by the coding sequence ATGGTGTGGCTGGCGGTTTTCCTTGCCGTGCTTGGTGCCTTTTTCCTTGCCATTGGCGCCCAACGCCAGGGAAGCGCGGTCAAGGCCGATACCGGCGGCCTGGCCCTGAGTTCCAACGGGTTCCTGCGGCTTCTACGCAATCCACGATGGATGCTTGGGCTCTTGCTGTTGTGTCTGGGCATGGTGATGAATGCGATCGCCCTTGTATCGGCACCCCTGACGGTGGTGCAGCCGATTGGTGCGATCGCACTGGTCATTACCACTGTGGTCAATGCCAAGGACCAAGGCCTGAGCATCAACCGCGCCACCGTAGTTGCCATTACCGCCTGCGTCACCGGGTCCGCCTTGTTCGTACTCCTGGCTGTGTTTGTCACGCAGGAAAACCACCACGTCAGCGCTGCAGACGAACTGACAATCGTGCTGCTCCTGGCCCTGGCCGTGGGTCTTTTCGGCACCCTTGCAGTGTTGTTCAAACACCGCATGAGCGCCTTCGTATACATTGTGGGAGCTGGCGTACTCTTTGGCTTCGTGGCCGTCCTGACCCGGATCATCGGCAAGCACCTCCTGGATCCCAACGGCCTGTTCCTGCTCAATGTGCAGTGGTACACGCTCATTGCCATCGCGGCCGCCGGCGGCCTTGGTTCCTGGTTCGTCCAGAGCGCGTATTCAGGCGGCCCTCCGGATCTGGTTATTGCCGGACTCACGGTGGTGGACCCCATGGTGGGCATCGCCATCGGCATCGTCATCCTTGGTGAGCTTCGTCCCGATGTCCAGCCTGTGATGGCAATCAGCATGGCCGCCGCAGCTTCCCTTGCTATCGTGGGGGTTATTGCCTTGAGCCGGCACCATCCGGAAGTCACCAAGCGTAAGAAGGACGCGAAGGCGGCTGCAAGCCGGAAGGCCTAG
- a CDS encoding glycosyltransferase, translated as MTIPDTNKPLTILIAADTYPPHMNGAAQFGYRLAKGMTARGHNVHVLACRPDTGKSYTEFRDEATVHRLRSHGVFTHEYFRICFPWEIKKEISLLFDKVQPDVVHIQSHYMIGEHVLYEAVKRGIRVIATNHFMPENLNPFLPFPQWFKDIVGRISWKDMGKVMGQADVVTTPTPLAAKAMHQHAFLRKVLPLSNGIDSAAYELQPGETIEPHANPTVLFAGRLAEEKHVNVLIDAVAKTPRELNVQLEIVGGGEVRPALEAQVAKLGLGERVKFLGLASDEELREAYIKADIFCMPGTAELQSLVTLEAMSASTPVLLANAMALPHLVRDGENGYLFTPNDSTELAAKITKLVELPEDQLKAMGKVSREMVEPHSINGTLQTFEDLYRGASYEDMVV; from the coding sequence GTGACCATTCCCGACACCAACAAACCCCTTACCATCCTGATCGCGGCGGACACCTACCCGCCGCACATGAACGGTGCTGCGCAGTTCGGCTACCGCCTGGCCAAGGGTATGACCGCGCGTGGACACAACGTGCACGTGTTGGCCTGCCGTCCGGACACGGGCAAGAGCTACACGGAGTTCCGTGACGAGGCCACAGTGCACCGCCTCCGCTCGCATGGAGTGTTCACCCACGAATACTTCCGCATCTGCTTCCCTTGGGAAATCAAGAAGGAAATCAGTCTCCTGTTCGACAAAGTCCAACCCGACGTGGTGCACATTCAAAGCCACTACATGATTGGCGAACACGTACTCTATGAGGCTGTAAAGCGTGGCATCAGGGTTATTGCCACCAACCACTTCATGCCTGAAAACCTGAACCCATTCCTGCCTTTCCCGCAGTGGTTCAAGGACATCGTGGGCCGCATCTCCTGGAAGGATATGGGCAAAGTGATGGGCCAGGCGGACGTCGTCACCACACCTACCCCTCTGGCGGCGAAGGCCATGCACCAGCACGCGTTCCTTCGTAAGGTCCTGCCATTGTCCAACGGCATTGATTCTGCCGCCTATGAGCTTCAGCCGGGCGAGACGATCGAACCCCATGCCAATCCGACTGTTCTTTTCGCGGGACGCCTTGCGGAAGAGAAACACGTCAATGTGCTGATCGACGCCGTTGCCAAGACCCCGCGCGAACTCAACGTCCAGCTCGAGATCGTGGGCGGCGGTGAAGTCCGCCCGGCCTTGGAAGCACAGGTGGCCAAGCTTGGCTTGGGGGAGCGGGTGAAATTCCTTGGACTGGCAAGCGATGAAGAGCTGCGCGAGGCCTACATCAAGGCCGACATCTTCTGCATGCCAGGCACCGCAGAACTTCAATCGTTGGTGACACTCGAAGCAATGTCTGCCTCCACTCCGGTGTTGTTGGCTAATGCCATGGCACTCCCGCATCTGGTCCGCGATGGCGAAAACGGGTACCTCTTCACACCGAACGACAGCACGGAGCTCGCGGCGAAGATCACCAAGCTGGTGGAGCTTCCCGAGGACCAGCTGAAAGCCATGGGCAAGGTAAGCCGCGAGATGGTGGAGCCGCACAGCATCAACGGGACACTCCAGACGTTCGAGGACCTCTACCGCGGGGCTTCCTATGAGGACATGGTGGTGTGA
- a CDS encoding acyl-CoA dehydrogenase family protein, which produces MSNDAFDANNLPYADGDFYAFEQMLTGKEQDRLAEVREFLAREVKPIAVDCWNRAEFPMELIPKLAEIDLVSPVRRQGCSNLFAGILHAEVTRADASIATFMGVHDGLFTGSIETLASQEQKDAWLPDIYSLKKIGAFGLTEPLGGSDVAGGTRTTARRDGDHWILNGAKRWIGNATFSDWVVIYARDVADNQVKAFLVDTTLPGYSASKIENKVSLRTVQNADIILDNVVVPDFFKLANGNSFRDTNKVLKVTRLAVAWQAVGLQLAAFDVARAYAVKRQQFGRPLAAFQLVQNQLVQILGNAVASMGMMVRLAQLEDAGVAKDEQSALAKAFTTARMRESVALGRGILGGNGIVTDYEMAKIFSDAEAIYSYEGTHEINTLVTGRAITGVSAIV; this is translated from the coding sequence ATGTCCAACGATGCATTCGATGCCAACAACCTCCCCTATGCCGATGGTGACTTCTACGCCTTTGAGCAGATGCTGACGGGCAAGGAGCAGGACCGCCTGGCCGAGGTTCGGGAGTTCCTGGCCCGCGAGGTCAAGCCCATCGCCGTGGACTGCTGGAACCGCGCTGAGTTTCCGATGGAGCTCATCCCCAAGTTGGCGGAAATCGACCTCGTCAGCCCTGTGCGCCGGCAAGGCTGTTCGAATCTGTTCGCGGGCATCCTCCATGCGGAAGTGACCCGCGCCGATGCTTCCATTGCGACGTTCATGGGTGTCCATGATGGTCTGTTCACCGGCTCCATCGAAACCCTTGCTTCCCAGGAGCAGAAGGACGCCTGGCTGCCGGACATCTACTCCCTGAAAAAGATCGGCGCCTTCGGGCTGACCGAGCCCCTGGGTGGTTCCGATGTGGCCGGAGGTACCCGGACCACCGCACGGCGCGATGGGGACCATTGGATCCTCAACGGTGCCAAACGCTGGATCGGCAACGCCACGTTCTCTGATTGGGTGGTTATCTACGCCAGGGATGTGGCCGACAACCAAGTCAAGGCATTCCTCGTGGACACCACACTGCCCGGCTACTCGGCAAGCAAGATCGAGAACAAGGTCTCCCTGCGTACTGTGCAGAACGCGGACATCATCCTGGACAACGTGGTGGTGCCTGACTTCTTCAAGCTGGCCAACGGCAACAGCTTCCGCGATACCAACAAAGTCCTCAAGGTGACCCGGCTCGCCGTCGCCTGGCAAGCCGTGGGACTTCAGCTCGCTGCCTTCGATGTGGCCCGAGCCTACGCGGTGAAGCGCCAGCAATTTGGCAGGCCCCTGGCGGCCTTCCAGTTGGTGCAGAACCAGTTGGTTCAGATCCTGGGCAATGCGGTGGCATCAATGGGCATGATGGTGCGGTTGGCCCAGCTTGAGGATGCGGGGGTTGCAAAGGACGAGCAGTCAGCGTTGGCGAAGGCGTTCACTACCGCCCGCATGCGGGAAAGTGTTGCCCTTGGCCGCGGGATCCTGGGTGGCAATGGCATTGTCACGGACTACGAAATGGCAAAGATCTTCTCCGACGCGGAGGCCATCTACTCCTACGAAGGCACGCACGAGATCAACACCCTGGTGACCGGACGCGCCATCACGGGAGTTTCGGCCATCGTGTAG
- a CDS encoding M23 family metallopeptidase — protein sequence MVILKLSITTFVLAATLAGIPGATAPAEERWAWPLSPKPAILRAFDPPDKPWLSGHRGVDLGPTFDGAPVTSPSDGVVTFAGVVVDRPVLTIDHGEGLRSSFEPVISDLKPGDAVQKGQVIGSLVPGHCSSTACIHWGVRRGEDYVNPLGFVEDLRPSILLPLE from the coding sequence ATGGTCATTTTGAAGCTCTCCATAACCACTTTTGTCCTCGCCGCCACCCTGGCCGGAATCCCGGGTGCAACGGCGCCGGCAGAGGAGCGGTGGGCTTGGCCACTCTCCCCCAAGCCCGCCATCCTTCGCGCGTTCGATCCGCCGGACAAGCCGTGGCTGAGCGGACACCGCGGCGTGGACCTGGGGCCAACGTTCGACGGCGCCCCGGTCACCTCGCCGTCCGATGGCGTGGTGACCTTTGCCGGCGTCGTGGTTGACCGTCCGGTCCTGACGATCGATCATGGCGAGGGCCTTCGCAGCAGCTTTGAGCCGGTGATCAGCGACCTAAAGCCCGGAGATGCCGTGCAAAAGGGCCAGGTTATCGGCTCCCTGGTCCCCGGACACTGCAGCTCTACTGCTTGCATACATTGGGGCGTCCGCCGCGGCGAGGATTACGTCAACCCTTTGGGATTCGTGGAGGATCTGAGGCCATCCATCCTGCTGCCGCTGGAATAG
- the rpsB gene encoding 30S ribosomal protein S2, with the protein MPVVTMRQLLDSGVHFGHQTRRWNPKMKRFIFTERNGIYIIDLQQSLSYIDRAYEFVKATVAHGGTVLFVGTKKQAQEAIAEQATRVGQPYVNQRWLGGMLTNFQTVAKRIQRMKELEEINFEDVAGSGYTKKELLLLKRELTKLESNLGGIRNLTKAPSVLWVVDTKKEHLAVDEAKKLNIPVVAILDTNCDPDEVDFPIPGNDDAIRSVNLLTRVVADAVAEGLIARNQRATGTTEAPEEPLAEWERELLEGSKTEEAPAAEAAEAPAAEATEAAAGEAEATK; encoded by the coding sequence ATGCCCGTCGTAACTATGCGCCAGCTGCTTGACAGCGGCGTCCACTTTGGACACCAGACCCGTCGTTGGAACCCGAAGATGAAGCGCTTCATCTTCACGGAGCGCAACGGCATCTACATCATTGACCTCCAGCAGTCGCTGTCCTACATCGACCGCGCCTACGAGTTCGTCAAGGCTACTGTCGCCCACGGCGGCACCGTCCTGTTCGTCGGCACCAAGAAGCAGGCTCAGGAAGCAATTGCCGAGCAGGCTACACGCGTTGGCCAGCCGTACGTGAACCAGCGTTGGTTGGGCGGTATGCTCACCAACTTCCAGACCGTCGCCAAGCGTATCCAGCGCATGAAGGAACTCGAAGAGATCAACTTCGAGGACGTCGCCGGCTCCGGTTACACCAAGAAGGAGCTCCTGCTCCTCAAGCGCGAACTCACCAAGCTTGAGTCCAACCTCGGTGGTATCCGCAACCTGACCAAGGCCCCGTCTGTTCTGTGGGTTGTTGACACCAAGAAGGAACACCTTGCTGTCGACGAAGCCAAGAAGCTGAACATCCCGGTTGTTGCCATCCTGGACACCAACTGCGATCCCGATGAAGTTGACTTCCCGATCCCGGGCAACGACGACGCCATCCGCTCCGTCAACCTGCTTACCCGCGTTGTTGCCGACGCCGTTGCTGAGGGCCTCATCGCCCGCAACCAGCGCGCCACCGGCACCACCGAGGCTCCGGAAGAGCCGCTGGCCGAGTGGGAGCGCGAGCTCCTCGAAGGCAGCAAGACTGAAGAAGCTCCGGCCGCCGAGGCTGCTGAAGCTCCCGCTGCCGAAGCTACTGAAGCTGCAGCCGGCGAAGCCGAAGCAACCAAGTAA
- the tsf gene encoding translation elongation factor Ts, with protein sequence MANYTAADIKALRERTGAGMMDVKKALDEANGDAEKAIEIIRIKGLKGATKREGRSTAEGLVAAKVTDGVGVMIEVNCETDFVAKADKFIQLADKVLNVAVESGAADLETLLATEVDGKPLSEIVIEEGAVLGEKVVVRRISRVEGTTVDAYLHKTSKDLPAQVGVLFAVDGEGEAAATAAHDIAVHVAAMAPNYLTRDDVPAELVESERRIAEETAKAEGKPEAALSKIVEGRVTGFYKGEVLVDQAFAKDSKKTVAQVLEESGVKATAVSRFRVGN encoded by the coding sequence ATGGCGAACTACACTGCTGCTGACATCAAGGCCCTGCGCGAGCGCACCGGCGCCGGCATGATGGACGTCAAGAAGGCTCTTGACGAAGCCAACGGTGACGCCGAGAAGGCCATCGAAATCATCCGCATCAAGGGCCTCAAGGGCGCTACCAAGCGCGAAGGCCGCTCCACCGCTGAGGGCCTGGTTGCTGCCAAGGTTACCGACGGCGTGGGCGTAATGATCGAGGTCAACTGCGAGACCGACTTCGTCGCCAAGGCTGACAAGTTCATCCAGCTGGCTGACAAGGTCCTCAACGTTGCAGTCGAGTCCGGCGCTGCCGACCTCGAAACCCTGCTCGCCACCGAGGTCGACGGCAAGCCGCTGTCCGAGATCGTCATCGAAGAGGGCGCTGTCCTCGGCGAAAAGGTTGTTGTCCGCCGTATTTCCCGCGTTGAGGGCACCACGGTTGACGCTTACCTGCACAAGACCTCCAAGGACCTTCCTGCACAGGTCGGCGTCCTGTTCGCTGTTGATGGTGAAGGCGAAGCCGCTGCCACCGCAGCACACGACATCGCCGTCCACGTGGCAGCCATGGCTCCGAACTACCTGACCCGCGATGACGTCCCGGCCGAACTGGTCGAGTCCGAGCGCCGCATCGCTGAAGAGACTGCCAAGGCTGAAGGCAAGCCGGAAGCTGCCCTCTCCAAGATTGTTGAAGGCCGTGTGACGGGCTTCTACAAGGGTGAGGTCCTGGTTGACCAGGCATTCGCCAAGGATTCCAAGAAGACCGTTGCACAGGTCCTCGAAGAATCCGGCGTCAAGGCAACCGCAGTATCCCGTTTCCGAGTCGGAAACTAG
- the pyrH gene encoding UMP kinase yields METVNTAIQPEKTRRRVLLKLSGEVIGGGKLGVDPETVRAIAKQIAAAVADVEVAIVVGGGNFFRGAELSQSGMDRSRADYMGMLGTVMNCLALQDFLEQAGVETRVQSAITMGQVAEAYIPRRAIRHMEKGRVVIFGAGAGLPYFSTDTVAAQRALEVHADVVLMAKSGVDGVYTADPKKDSSAEKLDVLSYDDALRRDIRVMDQTAMTMCKDNNLSMVVFGMEGEGNVTRAILGETLGTLVTP; encoded by the coding sequence ATGGAAACCGTCAATACTGCAATCCAGCCCGAGAAGACCCGGCGCCGTGTACTTCTGAAACTTTCCGGCGAGGTCATCGGCGGAGGCAAGCTCGGCGTCGATCCTGAGACCGTCCGCGCTATCGCCAAGCAGATCGCTGCTGCCGTCGCTGACGTCGAAGTAGCCATTGTGGTTGGCGGTGGAAACTTCTTCCGCGGAGCCGAACTATCCCAGAGCGGCATGGACCGTTCCCGTGCGGACTACATGGGCATGCTTGGCACGGTCATGAACTGCCTCGCGCTGCAGGACTTCCTGGAGCAGGCGGGCGTCGAAACCCGCGTCCAGAGCGCCATCACCATGGGCCAGGTGGCAGAGGCGTACATTCCTCGCCGGGCCATCCGTCACATGGAAAAGGGCCGCGTGGTCATCTTCGGTGCAGGAGCCGGTCTGCCGTACTTCTCCACGGACACAGTAGCTGCACAGCGTGCGCTCGAAGTCCACGCCGACGTCGTACTGATGGCCAAGAGCGGTGTGGATGGCGTCTACACCGCAGATCCCAAGAAGGATTCCTCCGCCGAAAAGCTTGATGTCCTCAGCTATGACGACGCCCTGCGCCGGGACATCCGTGTCATGGACCAGACAGCCATGACCATGTGCAAGGACAACAACCTGTCCATGGTGGTCTTTGGCATGGAGGGCGAGGGCAACGTTACCCGCGCCATCCTGGGTGAAACGCTGGGAACCCTGGTTACTCCCTAG
- the frr gene encoding ribosome recycling factor: MIEETLLEAGEKMDKAVEVAKEDFASIRTGRANPGLYNKVIVEYYGTPTPLQQLASFAVPDARTILITPYDKTALRDIEKALSDSEVGANPSNDGNIIRVTIPELTKERRKEYVKIVKGKGEDAKVSIRSIRRKAKDAIDKFVKDGDAGEDEGSRGEKELDAITKQHVDSIDELLKRKEAELLEV, from the coding sequence GTGATCGAAGAGACCTTGCTCGAAGCCGGCGAGAAGATGGACAAGGCGGTTGAGGTAGCCAAGGAAGATTTCGCCTCGATCCGTACGGGCCGGGCAAACCCCGGGCTCTACAACAAGGTGATCGTGGAGTACTACGGCACACCCACTCCGCTGCAGCAGCTCGCATCCTTCGCAGTTCCGGACGCACGGACCATCCTCATCACGCCGTACGACAAAACGGCACTGCGTGACATCGAGAAAGCCTTGAGCGACTCCGAGGTTGGCGCCAACCCCTCCAACGACGGCAACATCATCCGTGTCACCATCCCGGAGCTCACCAAGGAGCGCCGCAAGGAATACGTCAAGATCGTCAAGGGCAAGGGTGAAGACGCCAAGGTCTCCATCCGCAGCATCCGCCGCAAGGCCAAGGACGCTATCGACAAATTCGTCAAGGACGGCGACGCCGGCGAGGACGAAGGTTCACGCGGTGAGAAGGAACTCGACGCCATCACCAAGCAGCACGTCGACAGCATTGACGAACTGCTCAAGCGCAAGGAAGCCGAGCTGCTCGAGGTCTAA
- a CDS encoding phosphatidate cytidylyltransferase, giving the protein MNQAEPAPAGRVPTRDTSKRVRRLRGNPTPKAGRNLPAAIGVGLAMLFAVLGGLLFLPLGFVLLTTSFAVLGVWEVFRALEAQGTRMPIIPVMIGTLVMPVSAYFGGLEGLLFTMTASCVAVLLWRSIESAAGAPRSVFAGVFTLAWIPFLISFAALPLHASGGATPVGLWPDGIPGGAWQIATMLLLVVSNDTFGYIVGASFGKHPMAPKISPKKSWEGFAGSVAGAMIIGVLACVLMLDKPWWVGLVLATGMVAASTAGDLAESMVKRELGVKDMSSILPGHGGVMDRLDSIVFAAPVAYVLFALLSGV; this is encoded by the coding sequence ATGAACCAGGCAGAGCCGGCACCCGCTGGGCGGGTCCCGACACGCGATACGAGCAAACGCGTCAGGCGTCTGCGAGGGAACCCGACGCCGAAGGCAGGCCGTAATCTTCCGGCAGCCATCGGCGTCGGGCTTGCCATGCTTTTCGCCGTGCTTGGGGGACTGCTGTTCCTCCCGCTCGGATTCGTCCTGCTCACCACATCGTTTGCGGTGCTGGGCGTTTGGGAAGTTTTCAGGGCCCTTGAGGCCCAGGGGACCAGGATGCCGATCATCCCAGTGATGATCGGAACCCTGGTGATGCCTGTTTCCGCCTACTTTGGCGGTTTGGAAGGCTTGTTGTTCACCATGACGGCAAGCTGCGTCGCAGTGCTGCTGTGGCGCTCCATTGAGAGTGCCGCAGGTGCCCCCCGCAGCGTCTTCGCGGGTGTCTTCACTCTCGCTTGGATACCGTTCCTGATCAGCTTCGCCGCGCTCCCGCTGCATGCCAGCGGCGGCGCGACTCCGGTCGGCTTGTGGCCGGACGGCATTCCAGGTGGAGCCTGGCAGATCGCCACCATGCTGCTCCTGGTCGTATCGAATGACACGTTCGGTTACATCGTGGGCGCCTCCTTCGGGAAGCACCCGATGGCACCGAAAATCAGTCCCAAAAAGTCCTGGGAAGGATTTGCCGGTTCTGTCGCAGGCGCCATGATCATTGGTGTTCTTGCGTGTGTCCTCATGTTGGACAAACCGTGGTGGGTTGGCTTGGTGCTGGCTACCGGCATGGTTGCTGCTTCGACGGCGGGAGACCTCGCCGAGTCCATGGTCAAGCGCGAACTTGGCGTGAAGGACATGAGCAGCATCCTTCCCGGCCACGGTGGTGTCATGGACCGTTTGGACTCGATCGTCTTCGCGGCCCCTGTAGCCTATGTTCTGTTCGCGCTGCTGAGCGGCGTCTGA
- a CDS encoding DivIVA domain-containing protein: MTLDIRRQIPATFDRVERSKYGYNAKQVDAFLSRARTSFENPVGAADQVASTDVRDVAFDPVKGGYDANSVDAALDRLEDAFARRERDDLISQQGEEAWLRQIGKLSGILRGRLHRPDGERFRRPAKKKVRSYNVQDVDALCAELIGYLEHDQPLSVDTVRRAVFRAAKGDEGYDEAQVDAFLDRVVELMAAID; encoded by the coding sequence GTGACTTTGGATATTCGTCGCCAGATTCCCGCAACGTTCGACCGCGTTGAGCGCAGCAAGTATGGCTATAACGCCAAGCAAGTGGATGCGTTCCTTAGCCGTGCCAGGACTTCTTTCGAGAACCCTGTGGGTGCCGCCGATCAAGTGGCCAGCACGGATGTACGCGATGTAGCTTTTGACCCGGTCAAGGGTGGTTACGACGCCAACAGCGTCGACGCCGCGTTGGATCGGCTTGAAGACGCTTTCGCAAGGCGGGAACGCGATGACCTCATCAGCCAGCAGGGCGAGGAAGCCTGGCTCCGGCAGATCGGTAAGCTCTCCGGCATCCTTCGCGGACGGCTGCACCGGCCCGACGGCGAACGATTCCGCCGCCCGGCCAAGAAGAAAGTCCGCAGCTACAACGTCCAGGACGTGGATGCACTCTGTGCCGAACTCATCGGTTACCTGGAACACGACCAGCCCCTCAGCGTGGACACCGTCCGCCGTGCAGTCTTCCGCGCCGCCAAGGGCGACGAAGGCTATGACGAGGCCCAGGTGGATGCATTCCTTGATCGTGTGGTTGAACTGATGGCGGCCATCGACTGA
- a CDS encoding cation acetate symporter translates to MNPAVGLVAFLAVSITTAVIGFYGLRISRTTGDFYVASRTVPPWWNASAIGGEYLSAASFLGVAGLILLSGTDALWFPVGYTAGYLMLLLFVAAPLRRSGAYTIPDFTEARLDSRMVRRVTSLVVVAVGWLYIVPQLHGAALTIRITTGLPSWVGSTAVVLVVCLTVVAGGMRSITFVQAFQYWLKLTALAVPVIFVLLVLAGNDTPHQAQLPVNPTGQPAASAYQNISLLVALLFGTLGLPHVLVRFYTNPDGQSARRTTLIVLGLLSVFYLFPTLSGALGRIFAPELAQSGQADALVLLLPGKLVGGTAGELLSALVVAGAFAAFLSTTSGLVVSLSGVISQDLFGGSVRGFRLAALLAAVVPLGFAFMTDTLALAGSVGLVFAFTASTICPVLLLGIWWRGLTDAGAIAGMVTGALLCGGAMVMGTVMGQGNAPAWLAQPAAWTVPAAFAVTVAVSVWTKNRVPASVNRVMSRLHVPERPVATER, encoded by the coding sequence GTGAACCCTGCTGTTGGTTTGGTCGCCTTTCTGGCAGTTTCGATCACGACGGCGGTCATCGGCTTCTACGGCCTGCGCATCTCACGCACTACTGGAGACTTCTACGTTGCCTCGCGCACGGTTCCGCCGTGGTGGAATGCCTCAGCGATTGGCGGCGAATACCTCTCCGCCGCGAGCTTCCTGGGAGTCGCGGGACTGATCCTGCTGTCCGGAACCGATGCCTTGTGGTTCCCTGTTGGTTACACCGCTGGTTACCTCATGCTGTTGCTTTTCGTTGCCGCTCCCCTGCGGCGCTCTGGCGCGTACACCATCCCGGATTTCACCGAGGCGCGCCTGGATTCCAGGATGGTTCGACGCGTCACAAGCCTGGTAGTGGTGGCCGTCGGCTGGCTGTACATCGTGCCCCAGCTTCATGGCGCTGCGCTCACCATCCGCATCACCACGGGACTGCCGTCGTGGGTAGGTTCGACGGCGGTGGTGCTGGTGGTGTGCCTCACTGTGGTGGCTGGTGGGATGCGGTCCATTACGTTCGTTCAGGCTTTCCAGTATTGGCTCAAGCTGACTGCGTTGGCCGTTCCCGTGATTTTCGTGCTCCTGGTGCTGGCTGGAAACGACACCCCGCACCAAGCCCAACTCCCGGTCAATCCCACTGGCCAGCCAGCCGCCAGCGCCTACCAGAACATTTCACTCCTGGTGGCACTGCTCTTCGGGACGTTGGGCCTGCCGCACGTCCTGGTACGGTTCTACACAAATCCAGATGGACAATCGGCACGCCGCACCACATTGATCGTCCTTGGACTGCTCTCTGTGTTCTATCTCTTCCCCACGCTGTCCGGCGCTCTGGGAAGAATCTTCGCCCCGGAACTGGCACAATCCGGACAAGCCGATGCCTTGGTCCTGCTGTTGCCCGGCAAGCTCGTGGGTGGAACAGCCGGTGAACTCCTCTCAGCACTCGTAGTCGCCGGCGCCTTCGCCGCATTCCTGTCCACCACGTCCGGGCTGGTGGTTTCGCTCTCCGGCGTTATCAGCCAGGACCTCTTCGGAGGAAGCGTCCGGGGATTCCGCCTCGCGGCGCTGCTTGCCGCCGTCGTGCCTTTGGGTTTTGCTTTCATGACAGACACTCTGGCCTTGGCCGGGAGCGTTGGACTGGTCTTTGCCTTTACGGCCTCCACCATTTGTCCCGTGTTGCTGCTGGGAATCTGGTGGCGTGGGCTGACCGATGCCGGGGCAATTGCGGGGATGGTGACCGGTGCGCTGCTGTGTGGCGGGGCCATGGTGATGGGCACTGTCATGGGCCAGGGCAATGCTCCTGCCTGGTTGGCGCAACCGGCTGCATGGACGGTCCCCGCTGCTTTCGCAGTGACGGTGGCAGTCTCCGTCTGGACCAAGAACCGTGTGCCGGCTTCCGTGAACCGCGTCATGTCCCGCCTGCACGTTCCAGAACGGCCAGTGGCTACCGAACGCTAG